A genomic stretch from Solanum stenotomum isolate F172 chromosome 8, ASM1918654v1, whole genome shotgun sequence includes:
- the LOC125875050 gene encoding beta-carotene hydroxylase 2, chloroplastic isoform X1, translating into MAAPARISASSTSGTIYFRHTPFLGPKPTSTTSHVSPISPFSPNLGPILRSRRKPSFTVCFVLEDEKLKPQFEDEAEGFEKKIEEQISATRLAEKLSRKKSERFTYLVAAVMSSFGITSMAVMAVYYRFSWQMEGGEVPLTEMLGTFALSVGAAVGMEFWARWAHKALWHASLWHMHESHHKPREGPFELNDVFAITNAVPAIALLNYGFFHKGLIPGLCFGAGLGITVFGMAYMFVHDGLVHKRFPVGPVANVPYLRKVAAAHSLHHSEKFNGVPYGLFLGPKELEEVGGTEELEKEVNRRTKLSKGS; encoded by the exons ATGGCTGCCCCCGCCAGAATTTCCGCCTCTTCTACCTCAGGAACAATTTATTTCCGTCATACTCCGTTTCTTGGCCCAAAACCCACTTCAACAACCTCACATGTTTCTCCAATCTCTCCTTTCTCTCCTAATCTAGGCCCAATTCTGAGGTCTAGAAGAAAACCGAGTTTCACTGTTTGCTTTGTTCTCGAGGATGAGAAGCTGAAACCTCAATTTGAGGATGAGGCAGAGGGTTTTGAAAAGAAGATTGAGGAACAGATCTCAGCTACACGCTTGGCGGAGAAACTGTCTAGGAAGAAATCGGAGAGGTTTACTTATCTTGTGGCTGCTGTAATGTCTAGTTTTGGGATTACTTCTATGGCTGTTATGGCTGTTTATTACAGATTTTCGTGGCAAATGGAG GGAGGAGAAGTTCCTTTAACCGAAATGTTGGGTACATTTGCTCTCTCTGTTGGTGCTGCT GTTGGAATGGAGTTTTGGGCAAGATGGGCACATAAAGCACTGTGGCATGCTTCACTATGGCACATGCACGAG TCACACCACAAACCAAGAGAAGGACCTTTCGAGCTGAACGACGTTTTCGCCATAACAAACGCTGTTCCAGCAATAGCCCTCCTCAACTATGGTTTCTTCCACAAAGGCCTCATTCCCGGGCTATGCTTCGGCGCT GGGCTAGGGATCACAGTATTTGGAATGGCATACATGTTCGTTCACGATGGTTTGGTTCACAAGAGATTCCCGGTTGGACCTGTAGCAAATGTACCTTATCTTAGGAAGGTGGCTGCAGCTCATTCG CTTCATCACTCAGAGAAGTTCAATGGTGTCCCATATGGCTTGTTCTTGGGACCTAAG GAACTGGAAGAAGTAGGAGGGACGGAAGAGTTGGAAAAGGAAGTGAATCGAAGGACGAAACTTTCAAAAGGATCATGA
- the LOC125875050 gene encoding beta-carotene hydroxylase 2, chloroplastic isoform X2 produces the protein MAAPARISASSTSGTIYFRHTPFLGPKPTSTTSHVSPISPFSPNLGPILRSRRKPSFTVCFVLEDEKLKPQFEDEAEGFEKKIEEQISATRLAEKLSRKKSERFTYLVAAVMSSFGITSMAVMAVYYRFSWQMEVGMEFWARWAHKALWHASLWHMHESHHKPREGPFELNDVFAITNAVPAIALLNYGFFHKGLIPGLCFGAGLGITVFGMAYMFVHDGLVHKRFPVGPVANVPYLRKVAAAHSLHHSEKFNGVPYGLFLGPKELEEVGGTEELEKEVNRRTKLSKGS, from the exons ATGGCTGCCCCCGCCAGAATTTCCGCCTCTTCTACCTCAGGAACAATTTATTTCCGTCATACTCCGTTTCTTGGCCCAAAACCCACTTCAACAACCTCACATGTTTCTCCAATCTCTCCTTTCTCTCCTAATCTAGGCCCAATTCTGAGGTCTAGAAGAAAACCGAGTTTCACTGTTTGCTTTGTTCTCGAGGATGAGAAGCTGAAACCTCAATTTGAGGATGAGGCAGAGGGTTTTGAAAAGAAGATTGAGGAACAGATCTCAGCTACACGCTTGGCGGAGAAACTGTCTAGGAAGAAATCGGAGAGGTTTACTTATCTTGTGGCTGCTGTAATGTCTAGTTTTGGGATTACTTCTATGGCTGTTATGGCTGTTTATTACAGATTTTCGTGGCAAATGGAG GTTGGAATGGAGTTTTGGGCAAGATGGGCACATAAAGCACTGTGGCATGCTTCACTATGGCACATGCACGAG TCACACCACAAACCAAGAGAAGGACCTTTCGAGCTGAACGACGTTTTCGCCATAACAAACGCTGTTCCAGCAATAGCCCTCCTCAACTATGGTTTCTTCCACAAAGGCCTCATTCCCGGGCTATGCTTCGGCGCT GGGCTAGGGATCACAGTATTTGGAATGGCATACATGTTCGTTCACGATGGTTTGGTTCACAAGAGATTCCCGGTTGGACCTGTAGCAAATGTACCTTATCTTAGGAAGGTGGCTGCAGCTCATTCG CTTCATCACTCAGAGAAGTTCAATGGTGTCCCATATGGCTTGTTCTTGGGACCTAAG GAACTGGAAGAAGTAGGAGGGACGGAAGAGTTGGAAAAGGAAGTGAATCGAAGGACGAAACTTTCAAAAGGATCATGA